A DNA window from Phyllostomus discolor isolate MPI-MPIP mPhyDis1 chromosome X, mPhyDis1.pri.v3, whole genome shotgun sequence contains the following coding sequences:
- the LOC114505227 gene encoding small integral membrane protein 10-like protein 2A, which translates to MAASAALSAVAAVATLSGLAVRLSRSAATRGSYCVFCKGLTRTLLTFFDLAWRLRMNFPYFYIVASVMLNVRLQVRIE; encoded by the coding sequence ATGGCGGCATCCGCAGCTCTGTCAGCAGTGGCAGCGGTGGCGACACTGTCGGGCCTGGCAGTGCGACTGTCACGCTCTGCAGCGACCCGTGGCTCTTACTGCGTCTTCTGCAAGGGGCTCACACGCACGCTTCTCACCTTCTTTGATCTGGCCTGGCGGCTGCGCATGAACTTCCCCTATTTCTACATCGTGGCCTCGGTGATGCTCAACGTCCGCCTGCAAGTGCGGATCGAGTGA